One part of the Arabidopsis thaliana chromosome 1 sequence genome encodes these proteins:
- a CDS encoding glutamyl-tRNA (Gln) amidotransferase subunit A (DUF620) (Protein of unknown function (DUF620); FUNCTIONS IN: molecular_function unknown; INVOLVED IN: biological_process unknown; LOCATED IN: chloroplast; EXPRESSED IN: 23 plant structures; EXPRESSED DURING: 13 growth stages; CONTAINS InterPro DOMAIN/s: Protein of unknown function DUF620 (InterPro:IPR006873); BEST Arabidopsis thaliana protein match is: Protein of unknown function (DUF620) (TAIR:AT3G19540.1); Has 212 Blast hits to 211 proteins in 18 species: Archae - 0; Bacteria - 0; Metazoa - 0; Fungi - 0; Plants - 212; Viruses - 0; Other Eukaryotes - 0 (source: NCBI BLink).), with protein MEKKQGFFSSLRDEVVRGLSPSRSRPRSRSASPSRSTTPHMKALLWGRKKLIASSGCSGGGGVIGGERGGYYLSQPEPFIGRSSSLRPVMEGPDPDNGEVSGVDSKRLGSGLSHWVKGQWSRAPSVTSTTPAYRKSDLRLLLGVMGAPLAPINVSSSSHLLHLTIRDSPTETSSAQYILQQYTAACGGHKLHNAIKNAYAMGKLKMITSELETPTGTVRNRNSTKSETGGFVLWQMNPDMWYVELSVGGSKVRAGCNGKLVWRHTPWLGSHTAKGPVRPLRRALQGLDPRTTATMFAESKCVGERKVNGEDCFILKLCTDPETLRARSEGPAEIVRHILFGYFSQRTGLLAQIEDSQLTRIQSNDGDAVYWETTINSSLDDYKQVEGIMIAHSGRSVVTLFRFGEVAMSHTRTKMEERWTIEEVAFNVPGLSLDCFIPPADLRSGSLTEACEYSGQEEKGKSSLALASTTAHRAKVAALEKGSFDNDPVWHIDV; from the exons atggaaaagaaacaagGTTTTTTCTCATCACTCAGAGACGAAGTCGTAAGAGGCTTATCTCCTTCTCGTTCAAGACCACGTTCTCGTTCCGCAAGCCCGTCTCGTTCAACAACCCCACACATGAAAGCTCTTCTCTGgggaagaaagaaactaatcGCAAGCTCCGGCTGcagcggcggcggaggagtaatcggaggagaaagaggaggTTATTACTTGTCGCAACCTGAGCCGTTTATTGGAAGATCCAGTAGTTTAAGACCAGTAATGGAAGGTCCTGATCCAGATAACGGTGAAGTCTCTGGAGTGGATTCGAAACGACTCGGGTCGGGTTTAAGTCATTGGGTCAAAGGTCAGTGGTCACGTGCTCCGTCCGTGACTTCAACTACGCCGGCTTATCGGAAGTCTGATTTGAGACTTCTTCTCGGTGTTATGGGAGCTCCTCTCGCTCCCATTAACGTCTCTTCCTccagtcatcttcttcatctcacCATCAGAGACTCTCCCACT GAAACATCATCTGCACAGTACATTTTGCAACAGTACACGGCGGCTTGTGGTGGCCACAAGTTACATAACGCCATTAAGAACGCTTATGCTATGGGTAAGTTAAAGATGATAACTTCAGAGCTTGAAACTCCTACAGGAACTGTTAGAAACCGAAACTCTACAAAGTCGGAAACTGGTGGGTTTGTTCTCTGGCAGATGAATCCTGATATGTGGTACGTTGAGCTCTCTGTTGGTGGTAGTAAAGTTCGTGCTGGCTGTAATGGGAAGCTTGTTTGGCGACATACTCCTTGGCTTGGTTCTCACACTGCTAAAGGACCCGTCAGGCCTCTTCGTCGTGCACTTCAG GGACTTGATCCGAGAACTACTGCTACTATGTTTGCTGAATCGAAATGTGTTGGAGAGAGGAAGGTGAATGGTGAAGATTGTTTCATTTTGAAGCTATGTACTGATCCTGAAACGCTAAGGGCGAGGAGTGAAGGACCAGCAGAGATTGTAAGACACATCCTTTTCGGTTACTTCAGCCAAAGAACAGGACTTCTAGCTCAAATTGAGGATTCGCAGTTGACTCGAATCCAATCTAACGATGGTGATGCTGTTTACTGGGAGACCACGATCAATTCGTCTCTAGACGACTACAAACAGGTGGAAGGGATCATGATTGCTCACTCTGGACGCTCTGTTGTTACCCTCTTCAGATTTGGGGAAGTTGCTATGAGCCACACTAGGACAAAGATGGAGGAAAGATGGACCATTGAAGAAGTCGCTTTCAATGTTCCTGGTCTGTCTCTAGATTGCTTTATCCCACCCGCTGATCTTCGGTCTGGTTCGTTAACTGAAGCCTGCGAGTACTCGGGTCAAGAGGAGAAAGGGAAGAGCTCACTAGCGTTGGCTTCAACAACAGCTCATAGAGCTAAAGTTGCAGCCTTGGAGAAAGGAAGCTTCGACAATGATCCTGTTTGGCATATTGATGTCTGA
- a CDS encoding RING/U-box superfamily protein (RING/U-box superfamily protein; FUNCTIONS IN: zinc ion binding; EXPRESSED IN: 22 plant structures; EXPRESSED DURING: 13 growth stages; CONTAINS InterPro DOMAIN/s: Zinc finger, RING-type (InterPro:IPR001841), Zinc finger, C3HC4 RING-type (InterPro:IPR018957); BEST Arabidopsis thaliana protein match is: RING/U-box superfamily protein (TAIR:AT2G15580.1); Has 9155 Blast hits to 9129 proteins in 266 species: Archae - 0; Bacteria - 4; Metazoa - 2526; Fungi - 625; Plants - 4723; Viruses - 8; Other Eukaryotes - 1269 (source: NCBI BLink).), producing the protein MTSASELFSTRRSRPGRSDPALESDTSSYRHHSHHHHRRHGVHHHNQRHDSDGCDPLRRPTPRLRRFFHHPIQERSRPIRDVQGTSQYLNTDSTDTETQSSSFVNLNGSERLPGAVLLARDRLFERLRGVSLSSNSRSNRVSLDDQRESSFHSIDGDPIFQLAGLQVTYECNKKPQGLTQDAINCLHRQTFSSAEVKSEMRDCSICLESFTKGDMLISLPCTHSFHSSCLNPWLRACGDCPCCRRAIAKE; encoded by the exons ATGACGAGCGCATCGGAACTCTTCTCTACACGAAGATCACGTCCGGGTCGATCCGACCCGGCTTTAGAATCCGACACTTCTTCCTATCGACACCACTCACACCATCATCATCGCCGTCACGGCGTCCATCATCATAATCAGCGTCATGATTCCGACGGCTGTGATCCTCTCCGGCGACCCACTCCCCGTCTCCGACGCTTCTTTCACCATCCG ATTCAGGAACGTAGTAGACCTATTCGTGATGTTCAAGGCACTAGTCAGTATTTAAATACGGATAGTACTGATACTGAAACTCAGAGTAGCAGCTTTGTTAACCTAAATGGATCCGAGAGGCTTCCTGGAGCTGTTCTGCTTGCAAGGGATAGACTTTTCGAAAGATTGAGAGGTGTTTCTTTGTCTAGTAACAG TCGAAGCAACAGAGTTTCATTGGATGATCAAAGGGAGTCTTCATTTCATTCTATAGATGGAGATCCAATTTTTCAACTAGCAGGGCTTCAAGTGACCTATGAATGCAACAAGAAACCACAAGGTCTTACTCAAGATGCTATTAACTGTTTACACCGGCAAACTTTTAGCTCAGCCGAGGTTAAATCCGAGATGAGAGATTGTAGCATATGTTTAGAGAGTTTCACTAAAGGTGACATGCTAATATCCTTACCCTGTACCCATAGTTTCCATTCTTCTTGCTTAAACCCTTGGCTTAGAGCTTGTGGAGATTGTCCTTGTTGCCGTAGAGCCATAGCAAAGGAATAG
- the GSTF14 gene encoding glutathione S-transferase (class phi) 14 (glutathione S-transferase (class phi) 14 (GSTF14); CONTAINS InterPro DOMAIN/s: Thioredoxin fold (InterPro:IPR012335), Glutathione S-transferase, C-terminal (InterPro:IPR004046), Glutathione S-transferase, C-terminal-like (InterPro:IPR010987), Glutathione S-transferase/chloride channel, C-terminal (InterPro:IPR017933), Glutathione S-transferase, N-terminal (InterPro:IPR004045), Thioredoxin-like fold (InterPro:IPR012336); BEST Arabidopsis thaliana protein match is: glutathione S-transferase phi 8 (TAIR:AT2G47730.1); Has 13689 Blast hits to 13671 proteins in 1440 species: Archae - 0; Bacteria - 7396; Metazoa - 2236; Fungi - 608; Plants - 1504; Viruses - 0; Other Eukaryotes - 1945 (source: NCBI BLink).), which produces MADSKMKLHCGFIWGNSAALFCINEKGLDFELVFVDWLAGEAKTKTFLSTLNPFGEVPVLEDGDLKLFEPKAITRYLAEQYKDVGTNLLPDDPKKRAIMSMWMEVDSNQFLPIASTLIKELIINPYQGLATDDTAVQENKEKLSEVLNIYETRLGESPYLAGESFSLADLHHLAPIDYLLNTDEEELKNLIYSRPNVAAWVEKMKMRPAWLKTVVMKNHIVDLMKQRRLPIKLDSSCHESTVVAQKNAIAIENK; this is translated from the exons atgGCTGATTCTAAGATGAAGCTCCACTGTGGCTTTATCTGGGGTAATTCGGCAGCTCTCTTTTGTATCAATGAGAAAGGTCTTGACTTTGAGCTTGTCTTCGTAGATTGGCTTGCTGGTgaagccaaaaccaaaacttttctCTCTACTCTCAAC CCATTTGGTGAAGTCCCGGTTCTTGAAGATGGAGATCTCAAACTTTTCG AACCAAAGGCGATCACGCGATACCTAGCCGAGCAATACAAAGACGTTGGAACAAATCTATTACCAGATGATCCCAAAAAGAGAGCAATCATGTCGATGTGGATGGAAGTAGATAGCAATCAATTTCTTCCTATAGCATCAACACTCATCAAAGAACTCATCATCAATCCATATCAAGGTTTAGCCACAGACGATACAGCAGTtcaagagaacaaagaaaagttaTCAGAGGTTCTGAACATCTACGAGACTCGTTTAGGCGAGTCTCCTTACTTGGCTGGTGAAAGCTTCAGTTTAGCGGATCTGCATCATCTTGCGCCGATTGATTACTTGTTGAACACGGACGAAGAAGAGTTGAAAAACTTGATCTATTCACGTCCCAATGTAGCGGCATGGGtcgagaaaatgaaaatgaggCCAGCTTGGCTGAAAACAGTAGTCATGAAAAATCACATCGTTGACTTGATGAAGCAGCGTCGTTTGCCTATAAAGTTAGATTCATCGTGTCATGAGTCAACCGTTGTGGCTCAAAAAAATGCGATCGCCATTGAGAACAAGTAA
- a CDS encoding myosin-2 heavy chain-like protein (unknown protein; LOCATED IN: chloroplast; EXPRESSED IN: 10 plant structures; EXPRESSED DURING: F mature embryo stage, petal differentiation and expansion stage, E expanded cotyledon stage, D bilateral stage; Has 6518 Blast hits to 5022 proteins in 522 species: Archae - 49; Bacteria - 635; Metazoa - 3264; Fungi - 379; Plants - 242; Viruses - 9; Other Eukaryotes - 1940 (source: NCBI BLink).): MIKAAMDLGCLDLGCLSDKKSGVGVSDHLECSSSPSKLGKNKSPRETSALRKSQSKRSSQRKTSPLGWFPRRKGDSYLNRKIKKLQEVGGMNQTLDETLGDSNPHYCKIVREQMAVREAAGKAMELRKAALVEASWCRILRAARIPCLEAETLMENAEKAAVEAFEAASALGVIMHDKPNSSRKQYRIETSGTHGRGSPTHTVTASFETAFDVDKEVAAAVKTAFARLANCPSFSKAEIKDLLKKISENPDVRDNHEITEMSSECDTESDSELGILHKVDEEVAECEETSYFKMRQLKVKRRQSFGKFSREKLVELMLERLQGLHEDQLSSLASVVATCGLNEALAEVSSQRGQTTSFEPIVSDTRSRRDSKFGSLMEGKTTRDGTETEIPSLDKYLVKHMTKLEREVHEAKRVSKEVSEKNKKVPQGVASDPVPDLGSILVKHSSRLEKEIEEAKKNAGVSFGKYQKTSSRNKTPLDPIPDLESLLVKKHVSGLEKEVQETIKNCGKMYENVKKPGRKDGLSEVPSLDSCLVKHFSKLEKEVQEAKKRSKEDLEARNLETVSSVLLTEELGKENVDSNNNKAEGQEESLDMILVKPVHRLETEKIASEAVYGNRRIQKRKQGAKTESNYESLDKILVKHVPKLEKEKQMFKAGVEETENSKRNNEGSLNQGHESMKVAKPILSRRQMRDKEIQETWGGLGLGESKNNNQKKPESKKTEATENLGEETRPVLTRRQERDREMLEAWGGLGLGDSTSYQPVNKNKRKPESEKMETATPLLTRRQARDREMQEAWGGLDLGNSIRPSLSKLEREKAAWIKAEKEETTRGN; this comes from the exons ATGATTAAAGCCGCCATGGATCTCGGTTGCTTGGATTTGGGATGTCTTTCTGACAAGAAAAGCGGCGTCGGTGTTTCCGATCATCTTGAGTGTTCGTCTTCACCTTCGAAACTTGGCAAG AATAAATCACCAAGAGAGACATCAGCTCTTAGAAAATCACAATCAAAGAGGTCTTCTCAACGTAAAACCTCACCTCTTGGTTGGTTCCCGCGAAGAAAAGGGGATTCCTACTTGAATAGGAAGATCAAGAAGCTACAG GAGGTTGGTGGAATGAATCAGACTCTTGATGAGACTCTTGGCGATTCAAATCCACACTACTGCAAAATTGTAAGAGAACAAATGGCTGTTAGAGAGGCTGCGGGTAAGGCTATGGAGCTTCGCAAAGCTGCTCTGGTTGAAGCATCTTGGTGTAGAATACTTCGTGCTGCTAG GATTCCATGTTTGGAAGCAGAAACTTTGATGGAGAATGCAGAAAAAGCTGCAGTGGAAGCTTTTGAAGCGGCATCTGCGTTGGGAGTGATAATGCATGATAAACCAAATAGCTCGAGGAAACAATATCGAATTGAAACATCAGGTACACATGGAAGGGGATCTCCTACTCATACCGTTACAGCATCTTTTGAAACTGCGTTTGATGTTGATAAAGAAGTAGCAGCTGCTGTTAAAACTGCATTTGCTAGGCTTGCAAATTGCCCCTCTTTTAGCAAAGCTGAGATTAAAGACCTTCTGAAGAAAATCAGCGAGAATCCTGATGTGCGTGATAATCATGAGATCACTGAGATGTCTTCAGAATGCGACACAGAGTCTGACTCTGAACTCGGCATTCTCCACAAGGTCGATGAAGAAGTGGCTGAATGTGAGGAGACTTCGTATTTCAAAATGAGACAACTAAAAGTCAAGAGGCGGCAGTCATTTGGGAAGTTTAGCAGGGAGAAACTAGTGGAATTGATGCTGGAGAGGCTTCAGGGCTTACATGAAGATCAACTTTCAAGTCTTGCCTCTGTAGTTGCTACTTGTGGTTTAAATGAGGCCTTGGCTGAAGTTAGTAGCCAGAGGGGACAGACCACAAGCTTCGAACCAATTGTTTCAGATACAAGATCAAGAAGAGATTCTAAATTCGGGTCCTTAATGGAAGGAAAAACAACAAGGGATGGAACAGAGACAGAAATTCCGAGTTTGGACAAGTATCTAGTTAAGCACATGACCAAATTAGAAAGAGAAGTCCATGAAGCCAAAAGGGTTTCAAAGGAAGTAtctgagaaaaacaaaaaggttcCTCAAGGTGTTGCAAGTGATCCTGTTCCAGATTTGGGAAGCATCCTTGTGAAACACTCTTCAAGGCTtgagaaagagattgaagaagccAAAAAGAACGCAGGAGTGAGTTTTGGAAAGTACCAAAAGActtcaagcagaaacaaaacacCATTGGATCCTATCCCGGACTTGGAAAGTTTGCTAGTGAAAAAGCATGTTTCGGGATTGGAGAAGGAAGTTCAAGAAACTATAAAGAACTGCGGAAAAATGTATGAAAACGTGAAGAAACCGGGAAGAAAAGATGGTTTGTCTGAAGTTCCAAGCCTGGATAGTTGTCTGGTAAAACATTTCTCCAAGCTAGAGAAAGAAGTCCAAGAAGCAAAAAAGAGGAGCAAAGAAGATCTTGAAGCAAGGAATTTAGAAACAGTTTCAAGTGTGTTGTTAACAGAAGAACTGGGCAAAGAAAACGTAGACTCTAACAATAATAAAGCTGAGGGTCAAGAAGAAAGCCTAGACATGATCTTGGTAAAGCCGGTTCACAGattagaaacagaaaaaattgCATCGGAAGCAGTTTATGGAAACCGGAGGAttcagaagagaaaacaaggaGCAAAAACAGAGTCAAATTATGAGAGTTTGGACAAAATTCTGGTGAAACATGTTCCAAAGCtagagaaggagaagcagaTGTTCAAAGCTGGTGTAGAAGAGACGGAGAACTCAAAGAGAAATAATGAAGGGAGCTTGAACCAGGGACATGAAAGCATGAAGGTGGCAAAACCGATTCTCAGCAGGCGCCAAATGAGGGATAAAGAAATACAAGAAACTTGGGGTGGTTTAGGACTTGGGGAGTCAAAGAACAATAACCAGAAGAAACCTGAaagcaagaaaacagaagctACTGAGAATTTGGGAGAAGAGACAAGACCGGTCCTAACTAGACGACAAGAGAGGGACAGAGAAATGCTAGAAGCTTGGGGTGGTTTAGGACTTGGGGACTCAACCTCGTACCAACCAGTTAATAAGAATAAAAGGAAACCTGAAAGCGAGAAGATGGAGACAGCAACACCATTGCTAACAAGAAGACAAGCACGGGATAGAGAAATGCAAGAAGCTTGGGGTGGTTTAGACCTCGGAAACTCGATTCGACCGAGTCTGTCAAAACTCGAAAGAGAAAAG GCTGCATGGATTAAGGCCGAGAAAGAGGAAACGACTCGAGGAAACTAA
- a CDS encoding myosin-2 heavy chain-like protein (unknown protein; EXPRESSED IN: 10 plant structures; EXPRESSED DURING: F mature embryo stage, petal differentiation and expansion stage, E expanded cotyledon stage, D bilateral stage; Has 30201 Blast hits to 17322 proteins in 780 species: Archae - 12; Bacteria - 1396; Metazoa - 17338; Fungi - 3422; Plants - 5037; Viruses - 0; Other Eukaryotes - 2996 (source: NCBI BLink).): MQNKSPRETSALRKSQSKRSSQRKTSPLGWFPRRKGDSYLNRKIKKLQEVGGMNQTLDETLGDSNPHYCKIVREQMAVREAAGKAMELRKAALVEASWCRILRAARIPCLEAETLMENAEKAAVEAFEAASALGVIMHDKPNSSRKQYRIETSGTHGRGSPTHTVTASFETAFDVDKEVAAAVKTAFARLANCPSFSKAEIKDLLKKISENPDVRDNHEITEMSSECDTESDSELGILHKVDEEVAECEETSYFKMRQLKVKRRQSFGKFSREKLVELMLERLQGLHEDQLSSLASVVATCGLNEALAEVSSQRGQTTSFEPIVSDTRSRRDSKFGSLMEGKTTRDGTETEIPSLDKYLVKHMTKLEREVHEAKRVSKEVSEKNKKVPQGVASDPVPDLGSILVKHSSRLEKEIEEAKKNAGVSFGKYQKTSSRNKTPLDPIPDLESLLVKKHVSGLEKEVQETIKNCGKMYENVKKPGRKDGLSEVPSLDSCLVKHFSKLEKEVQEAKKRSKEDLEARNLETVSSVLLTEELGKENVDSNNNKAEGQEESLDMILVKPVHRLETEKIASEAVYGNRRIQKRKQGAKTESNYESLDKILVKHVPKLEKEKQMFKAGVEETENSKRNNEGSLNQGHESMKVAKPILSRRQMRDKEIQETWGGLGLGESKNNNQKKPESKKTEATENLGEETRPVLTRRQERDREMLEAWGGLGLGDSTSYQPVNKNKRKPESEKMETATPLLTRRQARDREMQEAWGGLDLGNSIRPSLSKLEREKAAWIKAEKEETTRGN, encoded by the exons ATGCAGAATAAATCACCAAGAGAGACATCAGCTCTTAGAAAATCACAATCAAAGAGGTCTTCTCAACGTAAAACCTCACCTCTTGGTTGGTTCCCGCGAAGAAAAGGGGATTCCTACTTGAATAGGAAGATCAAGAAGCTACAG GAGGTTGGTGGAATGAATCAGACTCTTGATGAGACTCTTGGCGATTCAAATCCACACTACTGCAAAATTGTAAGAGAACAAATGGCTGTTAGAGAGGCTGCGGGTAAGGCTATGGAGCTTCGCAAAGCTGCTCTGGTTGAAGCATCTTGGTGTAGAATACTTCGTGCTGCTAG GATTCCATGTTTGGAAGCAGAAACTTTGATGGAGAATGCAGAAAAAGCTGCAGTGGAAGCTTTTGAAGCGGCATCTGCGTTGGGAGTGATAATGCATGATAAACCAAATAGCTCGAGGAAACAATATCGAATTGAAACATCAGGTACACATGGAAGGGGATCTCCTACTCATACCGTTACAGCATCTTTTGAAACTGCGTTTGATGTTGATAAAGAAGTAGCAGCTGCTGTTAAAACTGCATTTGCTAGGCTTGCAAATTGCCCCTCTTTTAGCAAAGCTGAGATTAAAGACCTTCTGAAGAAAATCAGCGAGAATCCTGATGTGCGTGATAATCATGAGATCACTGAGATGTCTTCAGAATGCGACACAGAGTCTGACTCTGAACTCGGCATTCTCCACAAGGTCGATGAAGAAGTGGCTGAATGTGAGGAGACTTCGTATTTCAAAATGAGACAACTAAAAGTCAAGAGGCGGCAGTCATTTGGGAAGTTTAGCAGGGAGAAACTAGTGGAATTGATGCTGGAGAGGCTTCAGGGCTTACATGAAGATCAACTTTCAAGTCTTGCCTCTGTAGTTGCTACTTGTGGTTTAAATGAGGCCTTGGCTGAAGTTAGTAGCCAGAGGGGACAGACCACAAGCTTCGAACCAATTGTTTCAGATACAAGATCAAGAAGAGATTCTAAATTCGGGTCCTTAATGGAAGGAAAAACAACAAGGGATGGAACAGAGACAGAAATTCCGAGTTTGGACAAGTATCTAGTTAAGCACATGACCAAATTAGAAAGAGAAGTCCATGAAGCCAAAAGGGTTTCAAAGGAAGTAtctgagaaaaacaaaaaggttcCTCAAGGTGTTGCAAGTGATCCTGTTCCAGATTTGGGAAGCATCCTTGTGAAACACTCTTCAAGGCTtgagaaagagattgaagaagccAAAAAGAACGCAGGAGTGAGTTTTGGAAAGTACCAAAAGActtcaagcagaaacaaaacacCATTGGATCCTATCCCGGACTTGGAAAGTTTGCTAGTGAAAAAGCATGTTTCGGGATTGGAGAAGGAAGTTCAAGAAACTATAAAGAACTGCGGAAAAATGTATGAAAACGTGAAGAAACCGGGAAGAAAAGATGGTTTGTCTGAAGTTCCAAGCCTGGATAGTTGTCTGGTAAAACATTTCTCCAAGCTAGAGAAAGAAGTCCAAGAAGCAAAAAAGAGGAGCAAAGAAGATCTTGAAGCAAGGAATTTAGAAACAGTTTCAAGTGTGTTGTTAACAGAAGAACTGGGCAAAGAAAACGTAGACTCTAACAATAATAAAGCTGAGGGTCAAGAAGAAAGCCTAGACATGATCTTGGTAAAGCCGGTTCACAGattagaaacagaaaaaattgCATCGGAAGCAGTTTATGGAAACCGGAGGAttcagaagagaaaacaaggaGCAAAAACAGAGTCAAATTATGAGAGTTTGGACAAAATTCTGGTGAAACATGTTCCAAAGCtagagaaggagaagcagaTGTTCAAAGCTGGTGTAGAAGAGACGGAGAACTCAAAGAGAAATAATGAAGGGAGCTTGAACCAGGGACATGAAAGCATGAAGGTGGCAAAACCGATTCTCAGCAGGCGCCAAATGAGGGATAAAGAAATACAAGAAACTTGGGGTGGTTTAGGACTTGGGGAGTCAAAGAACAATAACCAGAAGAAACCTGAaagcaagaaaacagaagctACTGAGAATTTGGGAGAAGAGACAAGACCGGTCCTAACTAGACGACAAGAGAGGGACAGAGAAATGCTAGAAGCTTGGGGTGGTTTAGGACTTGGGGACTCAACCTCGTACCAACCAGTTAATAAGAATAAAAGGAAACCTGAAAGCGAGAAGATGGAGACAGCAACACCATTGCTAACAAGAAGACAAGCACGGGATAGAGAAATGCAAGAAGCTTGGGGTGGTTTAGACCTCGGAAACTCGATTCGACCGAGTCTGTCAAAACTCGAAAGAGAAAAG GCTGCATGGATTAAGGCCGAGAAAGAGGAAACGACTCGAGGAAACTAA